One window of the Candidatus Palauibacter soopunensis genome contains the following:
- a CDS encoding ankyrin repeat domain-containing protein, with protein sequence MRAGRLRRGFAVLCAAVLVSAGTPPHSPPDSPVADAAMRGEVETVRELLRQGLDVNAAQGDGMTALHWAADRGDAELADMLIYAGADVAAVTRIGQYTPLHLAARRGSAAILGNLIAAGSDVMAPTANSGATALHLAAAAGDPDAVAVLLNAGADPDATEAEWGQTPLTFAAAGNRFDAIRALLEGGADPDVTSLVIDIIEQEKLDRLARQRETEVLEAFAGQGDEARTPTPDELQAAVRAGREIYAEGLPEEDEEEEENESDFSRLFLPPVEKIGGLTPLLHAVRQGYVESTVALLDGGADIDLVSAADDTSPLVMAAINGQFDLVLMLLERGADPNIAAELNGVSPLWAVINARWQPRTRFPQPQERPLQSANYIEVARALLDAGADPNHRITRHPWYMVYTGCGNRNCGLVDTNGATAFWRAAYATDVEAMKLLVEYGADPNIPTKAPPRRQRLSPDEFLRQQALNALRDSSYADLPQEERLKLLQDIRDQLPEEEQKEFPDNDLDNLTEDVRAKLIEAAEAADRARANAPDASGLPPVPPGGPGVMPIHAASGVGYGEGFAGNAHRHTPEGWIPAVKYLVEELGADVNVRDHNGYTALHNAASRGDNEMILYLVEVGGDVTVVSRRGQTTADMANGPVQRVSPFPETVALLESLGSHNNDNCLTC encoded by the coding sequence GTGCGGGCGGGCAGGCTCCGGCGCGGGTTCGCAGTCCTCTGCGCGGCCGTCCTCGTTTCGGCGGGGACGCCGCCTCATTCGCCGCCCGATTCGCCCGTCGCCGACGCCGCCATGCGCGGCGAAGTCGAGACGGTCCGCGAACTCCTGCGGCAGGGGCTCGACGTCAACGCGGCGCAGGGAGACGGAATGACCGCGCTGCACTGGGCCGCGGACCGGGGCGACGCGGAACTCGCCGACATGCTCATCTACGCCGGCGCCGACGTGGCGGCCGTCACGCGGATCGGGCAGTACACGCCGCTCCACCTCGCCGCGCGCAGGGGCTCGGCCGCGATCCTCGGCAACCTGATCGCCGCCGGATCGGACGTGATGGCGCCGACCGCGAACAGCGGCGCCACGGCGCTTCACCTCGCCGCGGCGGCGGGAGACCCCGACGCGGTCGCCGTGCTGCTCAACGCGGGCGCGGATCCCGATGCGACCGAGGCGGAGTGGGGCCAGACGCCGCTCACTTTCGCCGCCGCCGGTAACCGGTTCGACGCGATCCGCGCGCTCCTGGAGGGCGGCGCGGACCCCGACGTCACGTCGCTGGTCATCGACATCATCGAGCAGGAAAAGCTGGACCGCCTGGCGCGGCAGCGTGAGACGGAGGTGCTCGAGGCCTTCGCCGGACAGGGAGATGAGGCGCGCACGCCAACGCCCGACGAACTCCAGGCTGCCGTGCGCGCAGGACGCGAAATCTATGCGGAGGGCCTTCCCGAGGAAGACGAGGAGGAAGAAGAGAACGAGAGCGACTTCAGTCGTCTCTTCCTGCCCCCGGTCGAGAAGATCGGCGGCCTGACGCCGCTCCTGCACGCGGTCCGCCAGGGATACGTGGAGTCGACCGTCGCCCTCCTCGACGGTGGAGCGGACATCGACCTTGTGAGCGCGGCGGACGACACGAGTCCGCTCGTGATGGCCGCGATCAACGGCCAGTTCGATCTCGTGCTCATGCTCCTCGAGCGGGGCGCGGACCCGAACATCGCCGCCGAACTCAACGGCGTCTCGCCGCTGTGGGCCGTGATCAACGCCCGCTGGCAGCCGCGCACGCGGTTCCCGCAACCGCAGGAGCGCCCACTCCAGAGCGCGAACTACATCGAGGTGGCGCGCGCGCTGCTCGACGCGGGCGCGGATCCCAACCATCGAATCACGCGGCACCCGTGGTACATGGTCTACACGGGCTGCGGCAACCGGAACTGCGGCCTCGTCGACACCAACGGCGCCACCGCCTTCTGGCGCGCCGCCTACGCGACGGACGTCGAGGCAATGAAGCTCCTCGTCGAGTACGGAGCCGACCCGAACATTCCGACCAAGGCGCCCCCCCGGCGCCAGCGTCTCTCCCCGGACGAGTTCCTGCGCCAACAGGCTCTGAACGCGCTGCGCGACTCCTCCTATGCCGACCTCCCGCAGGAGGAGCGCCTCAAGCTGCTCCAGGACATTCGGGACCAGTTGCCGGAGGAGGAGCAGAAGGAGTTCCCCGACAACGATCTCGACAATCTCACGGAAGACGTGAGGGCCAAGCTGATCGAGGCCGCCGAAGCGGCGGATCGGGCGCGGGCGAACGCGCCCGATGCCTCGGGGTTGCCGCCCGTGCCCCCGGGCGGGCCGGGCGTGATGCCGATCCACGCGGCCTCCGGCGTCGGCTACGGCGAGGGGTTCGCGGGCAACGCGCACCGCCACACGCCCGAGGGCTGGATACCGGCCGTGAAGTACCTCGTCGAGGAACTCGGCGCGGATGTGAACGTCCGCGACCACAACGGTTACACGGCGCTGCACAACGCGGCGTCGCGCGGCGACAACGAGATGATCCTCTATCTTGTGGAAGTCGGGGGTGACGTCACCGTCGTCAGCCGCCGCGGCCAGACGACGGCCGACATGGCGAACGGCCCCGTACAGCGTGTCTCGCCCTTCCCGGAGACCGTCGCGCTCCTCGAGAGCCTCGGCTCGCACAACAACGACAACTGCCTCACCTGCTGA
- a CDS encoding DUF1552 domain-containing protein produces MEFITGQHLPRRTFIRGVGATLALPLLDAMVPAGRLWGSTSAKSLTEGKGTRLIAIEEVHGLAGCNREHGATKFLFAPEKAGREFEIIDDSALVSLRQYREHLTIISNTDVRNAEAFTPPEIGGDHFRSSAVFLTQAHPKQTQGSDIFCGTSMDQIYAQRFGQDTPMPSMQFCIENLDQAGGCTYNYSCAYTDSLSWASPTEPLPMIRDPRVAFDLLFGAGGTEAERAARRATRRSILDWISGEISSVQRTLGAEDARRMDQYLTNVRELERRIQMVEGRNSSGEERALPEAPAGVPDSFTEHMQMLFDIQVLALETDMTRVISFKTGRDAQNRVFPDSESDRPFHPASHHGNREEAVLEFNKINQFRVGQLPYLIDKLKNTMHGESSLLDQSVVLWGSPMADANLHNHRRAPLFLLGHGNGMLEGNLHIKAPDGTPMANAMLSVLHGLGVEDMDTFGDSTGPMGLNQAATVTTDAGT; encoded by the coding sequence ATGGAATTCATCACCGGACAGCACCTGCCTCGCAGGACCTTCATTCGGGGAGTCGGGGCGACGCTCGCCCTGCCGCTCCTCGACGCGATGGTGCCGGCGGGCCGTCTGTGGGGATCGACGAGCGCGAAGAGCCTGACGGAGGGGAAGGGAACCCGGCTCATCGCGATCGAGGAGGTGCACGGCCTTGCGGGGTGCAACCGCGAGCACGGCGCGACGAAGTTCCTCTTCGCGCCGGAAAAGGCGGGACGCGAATTCGAGATCATCGATGACAGCGCGCTCGTCTCGCTGCGGCAGTACCGCGAGCACCTGACGATCATCAGCAACACGGACGTGCGGAACGCCGAGGCGTTCACGCCGCCCGAGATCGGTGGGGACCACTTCCGCTCGAGCGCCGTGTTCCTTACGCAGGCCCACCCGAAGCAGACGCAGGGGTCCGACATCTTCTGCGGGACCTCGATGGACCAGATCTACGCGCAGCGTTTCGGACAGGACACGCCGATGCCGTCGATGCAGTTCTGCATCGAGAACCTCGATCAGGCGGGCGGCTGCACGTACAACTATTCGTGCGCGTACACCGACTCGCTGAGTTGGGCGTCGCCGACCGAGCCGCTGCCCATGATCCGCGATCCGCGGGTCGCCTTCGACCTCCTGTTCGGTGCCGGCGGCACCGAGGCCGAGCGGGCGGCGCGGCGGGCCACGCGGCGCAGCATCCTCGACTGGATTTCGGGCGAGATCTCCTCCGTGCAGCGTACCCTCGGCGCGGAGGACGCGCGCCGCATGGACCAGTACCTGACGAACGTCCGCGAACTCGAGCGCCGGATTCAGATGGTCGAGGGGCGGAACTCGAGCGGCGAGGAGCGCGCCCTGCCCGAGGCGCCGGCCGGCGTTCCCGATTCGTTCACCGAGCACATGCAGATGCTGTTCGACATCCAGGTGCTCGCCCTCGAGACCGACATGACGCGCGTGATCTCGTTCAAGACGGGGCGCGACGCGCAGAACCGGGTCTTCCCCGACAGCGAGTCGGACCGGCCCTTCCACCCGGCCTCCCACCACGGGAACCGGGAGGAGGCGGTGCTGGAGTTCAACAAGATCAACCAGTTCCGCGTGGGGCAGCTCCCGTACCTGATCGACAAGCTCAAGAACACGATGCACGGCGAGTCGAGCCTGCTCGACCAGAGCGTGGTCCTGTGGGGGTCGCCGATGGCGGACGCGAACCTGCACAACCACCGGCGGGCGCCGCTCTTCCTACTGGGACACGGCAACGGGATGCTGGAGGGCAACCTGCACATCAAGGCGCCGGACGGAACGCCGATGGCGAACGCCATGCTCTCCGTCCTGCACGGCCTCGGCGTGGAGGACATGGATACCTTCGGCGACAGCACGGGACCGATGGGTCTCAACCAGGCCGCCACGGTCACGACGGACGCGGGGACCTGA
- a CDS encoding DUF1592 domain-containing protein yields MPGQDAYKTMVIRTVVAALTLVLAAPASLPAQEGQASSASSVAAVAGAAGQPGVGSAAEFVHAPAPSPATVTPVAADPNDIVQGVCTNCHNSRRLAGNLTLESFDVDAADEEAETAEKMIRKLRAGMMPPPGVRRPPEDELLELVETLETLVDDAAALDPNPGGRTFQRLNRPEYERAIRDLLGLEVDAGKWLPNDQMSANFDNIADVQALSPTLLDAYLNGAAEISRMAVGDRNAPAVNTTYKNSQYVSQHPWDHVEGAPFGTRGGMVVEHTFPADGEYTFSLVFTSGANSRMEDIDISIDGERVALLHYTRRGGGADDRGFTPVGTEPVFVRAGQHRVSAAFIRKQEGPYEDLIRPHVWSNAGGGSGGGGITTLPHLQDVIIGGPHNPTGVSESPVRQRIFTCRPTSSDEERPCARGILTNLARSAYRRPLEPSEVDGLMTFYDMGVEQGGFEIGVRMALEAILASPFFVLRLEREPEGVGSGEAYALEDIDLATRLSFFLWGLPPDEELRAAAVDGRLSDAAELERQARRMLADPRSEALSSRFVSQWLRLQDLYKVRPDPNFFPNFDENLADAMKRETELLFQSLIREDRSLLDFFRADYTFVNERLAHHYGFEGVAGRDFQRVGYPGDERVGILGHGSVLVLTSLANRTSPVLRGKWVMEVLLGTPPPPPPPGVPDLDETEESMDGRLLTTRERMEMHRASPACRSCHRFMDPIGLALDNFDVTGKWRLRENGMPLDTRGDFYDGTPVQTPPELVDALLKRPLPLLRNFTENLAAYALGRRVEYYDQPWIRSIVEGAEEDDYRLSSLIMGVVNGDAFRMKRAMPVTAVEEEVSEEVSEDRR; encoded by the coding sequence ATGCCCGGACAAGACGCGTACAAAACGATGGTGATCCGCACGGTCGTTGCGGCCCTGACGCTGGTTCTCGCGGCCCCCGCGAGCCTCCCCGCACAGGAAGGCCAGGCTTCGTCCGCCTCGTCCGTTGCGGCCGTGGCCGGAGCCGCTGGCCAGCCCGGCGTCGGTTCGGCCGCGGAGTTCGTCCACGCGCCCGCCCCGTCCCCGGCGACCGTCACGCCCGTCGCGGCGGACCCGAACGACATCGTCCAGGGCGTCTGCACGAACTGCCACAACAGCCGGCGTCTGGCGGGAAACCTCACGCTCGAATCCTTCGATGTGGACGCCGCGGACGAGGAGGCCGAGACCGCCGAAAAGATGATCCGCAAGCTGCGCGCCGGCATGATGCCGCCGCCCGGCGTGCGCCGTCCGCCGGAGGACGAACTCCTCGAACTCGTGGAGACGCTCGAGACCCTCGTCGACGACGCGGCGGCGCTCGACCCGAACCCCGGCGGCCGCACCTTCCAGCGGCTCAACCGGCCCGAGTACGAGCGGGCGATCCGGGACCTGCTGGGGCTCGAGGTCGACGCGGGGAAGTGGCTCCCCAACGACCAGATGAGCGCCAACTTCGACAACATCGCGGACGTGCAGGCGCTCTCGCCGACGCTGCTCGACGCCTACCTGAACGGGGCGGCCGAGATCAGCCGCATGGCGGTGGGCGACCGCAACGCTCCCGCGGTCAACACGACATACAAGAACTCCCAGTACGTCTCGCAGCACCCGTGGGACCACGTGGAGGGGGCCCCGTTCGGGACGCGCGGCGGGATGGTCGTGGAGCACACCTTCCCGGCCGATGGCGAATACACCTTCTCGCTCGTCTTCACCTCCGGCGCGAACTCCCGCATGGAGGACATCGACATCTCGATCGACGGCGAGCGGGTCGCGCTCCTCCACTACACGCGGCGCGGCGGCGGAGCGGATGACCGCGGCTTCACGCCCGTCGGCACGGAACCGGTCTTCGTCCGCGCCGGGCAGCACCGCGTCTCCGCGGCCTTCATTCGGAAGCAGGAAGGGCCGTACGAGGACCTGATCCGGCCGCACGTGTGGTCCAACGCCGGCGGCGGCTCGGGAGGCGGCGGAATCACGACGCTGCCCCACCTGCAGGACGTGATCATCGGCGGGCCGCACAACCCGACCGGCGTGTCGGAGTCGCCGGTCCGCCAGCGCATCTTCACCTGCCGTCCCACGTCGTCCGACGAGGAGCGGCCCTGCGCCCGCGGCATCCTGACGAATCTCGCGCGCAGCGCGTACCGCCGTCCGCTCGAACCGAGCGAGGTGGACGGCCTGATGACGTTCTACGACATGGGCGTCGAGCAGGGCGGGTTCGAAATCGGCGTGCGCATGGCCCTCGAGGCGATCCTCGCGAGCCCCTTCTTCGTCCTCCGGCTCGAGCGCGAGCCCGAGGGCGTCGGGAGCGGCGAGGCCTACGCGCTGGAGGACATCGACCTCGCCACGCGGCTCTCGTTCTTCCTCTGGGGCCTTCCGCCCGACGAGGAACTGCGCGCCGCGGCGGTCGATGGACGGCTGTCCGACGCCGCCGAACTGGAGCGGCAGGCGCGGCGCATGCTCGCGGATCCCCGCTCCGAGGCGCTGAGTTCGCGCTTCGTGTCGCAGTGGCTGCGGCTGCAGGATCTCTACAAGGTCCGCCCCGACCCCAACTTCTTCCCGAACTTCGACGAGAACCTCGCGGACGCCATGAAGCGGGAGACCGAACTCCTCTTCCAGAGCCTCATCCGCGAGGACCGGAGCCTGCTCGATTTCTTCCGGGCGGACTACACGTTCGTGAACGAGCGCCTGGCCCATCACTACGGGTTCGAGGGCGTGGCGGGACGCGACTTCCAGCGCGTGGGCTATCCCGGCGACGAGCGCGTCGGGATCCTCGGCCACGGCAGCGTCCTCGTCCTCACCTCGCTCGCGAACCGCACGTCGCCGGTGCTGCGGGGCAAGTGGGTCATGGAGGTGCTGCTCGGGACGCCGCCCCCGCCGCCCCCGCCGGGGGTGCCGGACCTGGATGAGACGGAAGAGTCGATGGACGGGCGGCTGCTCACGACGCGCGAGCGGATGGAGATGCACCGGGCGAGTCCGGCGTGCCGGTCCTGCCACCGGTTCATGGACCCGATCGGCCTCGCGCTGGACAACTTCGACGTCACCGGGAAGTGGCGCCTGCGCGAGAACGGGATGCCGCTCGACACGCGCGGCGATTTCTACGACGGGACGCCGGTCCAGACGCCGCCCGAACTCGTCGACGCGCTCCTCAAGCGCCCGCTGCCGCTGCTCCGGAACTTCACGGAGAACCTGGCCGCGTACGCGCTCGGCCGCCGCGTCGAGTACTACGACCAGCCCTGGATCCGGTCGATCGTGGAGGGCGCGGAAGAGGACGACTACAGGCTTTCGTCGCTGATCATGGGCGTCGTGAACGGCGATGCGTTCAGAATGAAGCGGGCCATGCCCGTGACTGCGGTAGAAGAGGAAGTTTCCGAGGAGGTTTCCGAAGACCGTCGCTAG
- a CDS encoding alpha-hydroxy acid oxidase, with product MTKRRRHIRGIARVALLWALAGAFVGAVIEILADTLPGGLPMASLVDIWPPVLAILGLAGGTLFAAVFGVSEVSMLRTLRSVVRFRKFELSPVARRLGRCASVEDLRDVARRRLPRGVFGYIDGAAEDERTQARNCNAFHRLEFRPRVLRDVTNVDPGVTVLGRRQPLPLILAPTGFSRIADSQGELAVARAAARAGITYSLSTLGTRSIEEVAAVSSGPRWFQVYVWKDRGLVAELVERARESGYEALLLTVDVAVLGRRERDVRLGFTLPPQLGLDTFFDGIRKPDWTWDFLTSEPIIFSSAVSRDAAGGAAGVDAMGLAQYVNEQFDPKLAWDDVDWLRSIWDGPIVIKGIQTVEDAVLAADAGVEGIVISNHGGRQLDDAPPTLELLQPVAEAVGDRLDVLIDGGVRRGSDIAKAVALGAKACLTGRAYFYALGAGGERGVDLVLKWFDEGFRRTMALLGARTVDEITPESVRWRGR from the coding sequence ATGACGAAGCGGCGCAGGCACATCCGCGGGATCGCCCGGGTGGCCCTGCTGTGGGCCCTCGCCGGAGCGTTCGTCGGGGCGGTCATCGAGATCCTCGCCGACACGCTGCCGGGGGGACTTCCCATGGCATCCCTCGTCGACATTTGGCCGCCGGTGCTCGCCATCCTCGGCCTTGCCGGCGGGACGCTTTTTGCCGCGGTGTTCGGAGTCTCGGAGGTCTCGATGCTGAGGACGCTGCGCTCCGTCGTCCGCTTCAGAAAGTTCGAGCTGAGTCCCGTCGCACGCCGGCTCGGCCGCTGCGCGAGCGTCGAGGACCTGCGGGACGTCGCCCGGCGCCGGCTCCCGCGCGGCGTATTCGGCTACATCGACGGCGCGGCGGAGGACGAGCGGACCCAGGCGCGGAACTGTAACGCGTTCCACCGGCTCGAGTTCCGGCCGCGCGTCCTGCGGGATGTGACGAACGTGGATCCCGGCGTGACGGTGCTGGGCCGACGCCAGCCGCTGCCGCTCATCCTGGCCCCCACCGGGTTCAGCCGCATCGCGGATTCACAGGGCGAACTCGCCGTGGCCCGGGCAGCGGCGCGCGCGGGGATCACCTACAGCCTTTCGACGCTCGGCACCCGCTCGATCGAGGAGGTGGCCGCCGTCAGCTCCGGCCCCAGGTGGTTCCAGGTCTACGTGTGGAAGGACCGCGGTCTCGTCGCGGAACTCGTCGAGCGGGCCCGTGAGTCCGGCTACGAGGCGCTCCTCCTCACCGTCGACGTCGCGGTGCTCGGGCGGCGGGAGCGCGACGTCCGGCTCGGCTTCACGCTCCCGCCGCAACTCGGCCTCGACACCTTCTTCGACGGGATCCGGAAACCCGACTGGACGTGGGACTTCCTCACCTCCGAGCCGATCATCTTCTCGAGCGCCGTGAGCCGGGACGCGGCGGGCGGGGCGGCGGGCGTCGACGCCATGGGTCTCGCGCAGTACGTGAACGAGCAGTTCGATCCGAAGCTGGCCTGGGATGACGTGGACTGGCTGCGCTCGATCTGGGACGGTCCCATCGTCATCAAGGGCATCCAGACGGTCGAGGATGCCGTCCTCGCGGCGGACGCCGGCGTCGAAGGGATCGTGATCTCGAACCACGGCGGACGGCAACTCGATGACGCGCCCCCGACGCTTGAGTTGCTGCAACCGGTCGCGGAAGCGGTCGGGGACCGGCTCGATGTCCTCATCGATGGCGGGGTCCGCCGCGGAAGCGACATCGCGAAGGCCGTCGCGCTCGGGGCGAAGGCCTGTCTGACGGGCCGGGCCTACTTCTACGCGCTGGGGGCCGGCGGAGAGCGGGGCGTGGATCTCGTCCTCAAGTGGTTCGACGAGGGGTTCCGGCGCACGATGGCGCTGCTCGGGGCCCGAACCGTGGACGAGATCACCCCCGAATCCGTGCGCTGGCGCGGCCGCTGA
- a CDS encoding aldo/keto reductase — protein MLTGLWQVADLEREGPIDVGVAAGAMDAYSQAGFTTFDMADHYGSAEEIAGACASRAPHRDGDLQLLTKWTPAPGAHTPATVREAVERSLDRLRADAIDLLQFHAWRYADPSWLDCLFALQELKDEGLIRHLGLTNFDAVHLDMVLHTGIEVVSNQVSFSLLDGRAADAMTEVCLAHGVQLLAYGTLAGGLLTERWFDVEDPGPDGVKTWSEMKYRRFVEAAGGWGRLQTLLAAVRAVAQKHGVSMANVAARAILDRPAVAGVIIGARLGRRAHIADNLRLSSLKLDAADRKTLAVASGALDPIPGDCGDEYRRPPYLTAAGDLSHHVDEFPPPYPVRTGSGGRTRVDSGTVWEDLAGYSRAVRTGDHIAVSGTTATHGDRLVGGDDPASQTHFVIDKIEGAIEALGGRLENVTRTRIFVPELADWEPVARAHGRRFGHIRPANTLVQAGLIGSGYRVEIEADAQVGRQT, from the coding sequence GTGTTGACCGGACTGTGGCAGGTCGCCGACCTGGAACGCGAGGGCCCGATCGACGTCGGGGTCGCCGCGGGCGCGATGGACGCGTACAGCCAGGCGGGCTTCACGACGTTCGACATGGCGGACCACTACGGTTCGGCCGAGGAGATCGCCGGGGCGTGCGCGTCCCGCGCCCCGCATCGGGACGGAGACCTGCAGCTCCTCACCAAGTGGACGCCCGCTCCGGGCGCGCACACGCCGGCGACGGTGCGCGAGGCCGTGGAGCGGTCTCTCGACCGGCTGCGCGCGGATGCGATCGACCTCCTTCAGTTCCACGCCTGGCGCTACGCGGATCCGAGCTGGCTCGACTGCCTGTTCGCCCTCCAGGAACTGAAGGACGAAGGACTGATCCGGCACCTCGGACTCACGAACTTCGACGCCGTCCACCTCGACATGGTCCTCCATACCGGCATCGAAGTGGTCTCGAACCAGGTTTCGTTCTCCCTCCTCGACGGACGCGCCGCGGACGCCATGACGGAGGTCTGTCTCGCGCACGGGGTCCAGCTCCTCGCCTACGGAACGCTGGCGGGCGGCCTCCTGACCGAGCGCTGGTTCGACGTGGAAGACCCGGGGCCGGACGGGGTGAAGACGTGGTCCGAGATGAAGTACCGCCGCTTCGTCGAGGCGGCGGGCGGCTGGGGCCGGCTGCAGACGCTGCTCGCGGCGGTCCGGGCGGTGGCGCAGAAGCACGGCGTCTCGATGGCGAACGTCGCGGCGCGCGCCATCCTCGACCGGCCCGCGGTGGCGGGCGTGATCATCGGCGCGCGGCTGGGGCGTCGCGCGCACATCGCCGACAACCTGCGCCTCTCGTCGCTGAAGCTCGACGCGGCAGACCGAAAAACGCTGGCGGTGGCGAGCGGGGCGCTGGATCCGATTCCGGGAGACTGCGGGGATGAGTATCGGCGACCGCCCTACCTGACGGCGGCGGGCGACCTCAGCCATCACGTGGACGAGTTTCCGCCGCCGTATCCCGTCCGCACCGGGAGCGGCGGCCGGACGCGCGTGGACTCCGGCACGGTGTGGGAGGATCTCGCCGGCTACAGCCGGGCCGTGCGGACGGGCGACCACATCGCGGTCTCCGGGACGACGGCCACGCACGGGGACCGGCTGGTCGGCGGCGACGACCCAGCCTCGCAGACGCACTTCGTCATCGACAAGATCGAGGGGGCGATCGAGGCGCTGGGCGGACGCCTCGAGAACGTGACCCGGACCCGGATCTTCGTGCCGGAACTGGCGGACTGGGAGCCCGTGGCCCGCGCGCACGGCCGGCGTTTCGGCCATATCCGGCCCGCCAACACGCTGGTCCAGGCCGGTCTCATCGGGTCAGGATACCGGGTCGAGATCGAAGCCGACGCCCAGGTCGGGAGGCAGACATGA